CGGGCATTCGTTCGGCGCGGTCGAAGTGGTCCGGTACCTGACCCTGCGCGGCAGCGACCGCGTGGCGCGCGTGGCCCTCGTCGGCGCGATCGCCCCGGGCCCGGCCCGCTCCGCCGACCACCCGCAGGGACTGGACCCGGAGGTGATCCGCGGATTCAACGCAACCTTCCGCCAGGACCGGGCCACGTTCTTCGCCGACGGAGCCGACGCGTTCTTCGCCCGTCACCTGCCCGGCCCGCAGGTGTCGGACGCGTACGTGGCGTACATGGTCGACCGCTGCCACGGGGCAACGGCGCGGGCCGCCAACGCCCTGGGGGACATCCTGCCGACCCTGAACCTCGTCCCGGAACTGGTGAAGATCCGCTGCCCGGCCCTCGTCATCCACGGATCGGACGACGCCTCCGCACCCCTGGCCCTCACGGGCCGCCACACGGCGGACCTGATCCCCGGGGCGGAGCTGCACGTGTACGAGTACGCGGGCCACGGCCTGTTCGCAACCCACGCGGACCGCCTCAACGACGACCTGCGCGCCTTCGCTTCCACCCGCGCCTGACAGCCGAGCCCACGACTGAGGAGTGCGGGTACTTCCGCCCCACCTTGCCGCCGAGACACTCACCTGGACGGCGTCCGCCGAAGGACCGCCACCCAGACACCCCGACCCGAGGAATCCCTGCCGCCATGACCGTCCAGCCCACCCGCGCCGCCCTGACCATCGACGGCCGCACCCTGTCCTACCTCGACTTCGGCGGAGCCGGCCGCCCCCTGGTGAGCCTGCACGGCCACCTCTCCGAGGGGGCGTCCTTCACCGCCCTCGCTGCCGCCCTCGGGCCCGAGTGGCGGGTGATCAGCCCCGATCAGCGCGGCCACGGCGACTCGGACCGCGCCCCCGACTACACCCGCGCCGGCTACGTCGCCGACCTCCTCGCCCTCGTCGACCACCTCGGCATTGACCGCGCGGTCTTCCTGGGGCACTCCCTCGGCGCGTTCAACGCCGTCCACCTGGCCGCCGAACGCCCAGAACTGGTCGAGGCCCTGATCAGCGTCGACACCGCCGTCGACCTCCCCGACCACGGCACGAGCCCCCTTGCCTTCGTCCTCGACTTCCCTTACACCGCGGCCACCCGTGAGGAACTGGCCGCCGCCTGCGGACCTCTGGCCGCCGTCCTCGGCCCCGTGCTGCGCCCGCTGCCCGGCGGCTCCGGCTGGCGGCTGCCGTTCCACCCGCAGGACACCGTCGACTCCGAGAACCTCGTCCACGGCGACCACTGGAAGCAGTGGCTCGCCACCGACTGCCCGGCGCTCCTGATCCACGGGCTGCGCAGTCAGGTCCTGCCCGTCGAGCAGGCCCAGGCCATGTGCTCCAGACGACCCGGCACGATCTACCGCCCCCTGGACACCGACCACTTCGTCCAGCAGGCCGACCCCGAGGGCTTCGCCACCGCGGTCCGGGACTTCCTCGCGAGCATCTGAACCAACGAGGGCCTCGCACACGTTGGCTTCAACATGTACATGCCTAGCCGGCTTGCAGAGCGGCGAGGAGCCGCGTTCGCAGTAGCTGTACGGCTGGGGAGTGCCGGCCCCGGCGGGTGATGAGTCCGAGCCGGGCGTGCGTGGCGGCGTCGGTGAGCGGGACGGTCCGCAGGCCGGTGCCCCGTGTGGAGGACGCGCTGAGAACGGCGGCGCCGGCACCGCGCTCGGCGAGGCGGAGCAGGATGCCGGTGCCCGGGGAGAGGCAGAGGATCTTCTCACCCCGGAGGTCGGAGAGGCGCAGTTCCGTACGGTCGAGAGCGTGCCCGGCCGGGACGACGGTGGTGATCGGCTCGTCGATGACGATGCCCACCTCCAGCCCTGGGACGACGTCACCCGCGTAGCCGATGAGGGCCAGGTCGAGAGAGCCGGAGAGGACTTTGGCCTGGAGGTCGTCGGAGTAGCCCTCGTGAAGGCTGAGCTCGATGCCGGCGTGGGAGCGTCCGAGGTCGGCGACGGTGTCGAGGAAAGCCGGGATCGAGCAGCCCATGATCATGCCGAGACGGACCCGGCCGCGGACGGCATCGGCGAACTCGGCGGCGGTGTGCTGGATGGTCTCGAGAGTGGCGAGGGCGCTCTTCGCAAGAGGGAGAACGGCCTCGCCGGCCGGGGTGAGGCGGACTTGACGGCCGGAGCGGTCGAGCAGTTGCTGACCCAGTTCCGCCTCCAGCTTGGCCACTTGGGTGCTGATACCGGACTGGCTGACGTGCAGGCGATGGGCGGCGGCGGTGAAAGTGCCCTCGTCGATGACCGCGGCGAAGTAGCGCAGCTGGTGTACCTCCATATCCAGAGATGATAGATGTCATCTGATCCATGTGTTGGACGGATGGATCGCGGTGGTTGGAGGATGGAGGCATGACCACGACGAAGACTGCACGAGAGCTTGCCGAGACCTACTTCACCGCCTGGGAGGAGGGCGACTTCGAGGCCTTGCGAGGGTTGTTGGCCGAGGACGTCGACTTCGTCGGAGCGCTGGGAACGGCGTCGGGGGTGGAGGAGGCGCTCGCCGGTTTGAAGGGGCTCGGTCAGGTCCTGGAAAAGATCGACGTGAAGGTGCGGGTGGCGGACGGCGATGAAGTGATCACCTGGTTCGACCTGCACACGAGCGTTGCGCCGCCCACACCGACGGCGAACTGGATGCATGTGGAGGACGGGAAGGTCACCCGGATCCGGGTGACCTTCGACCCCCGCGGACTGCTGGCGGGATTCGAGAGGCACAACTGAACGGGGACGACTCGGGCACCACGTTGATCAAAAACCATTGCGCGCCCCCGTCGCCGCATCAGGCCGTGTTCGCCCTGCCGGCTCGCCGCGCCGAGGTACGCGCACGGCTGCTTCCGGGTGATCGCACACGCAAGCGCGCGTGGCGGAGACGTCGTCTCACGGCGGACGGGCCATGCTTCCGATCCTGTACGCCGGTCCGGCCGTACGAAACGCGCGTAGGGGAGTCCCGTGTCGAGCGAAGAGAACAAGAGGTTGGTTCGCCGCTTCTACGCGGAGATCGACAAGGGCAACGTGGAGGCCATGGACGCACTCGTGGCCGAGGACTACCAGGACCACTCGCCCCCTCCGTTCCCCGGGTTCGGGTCCGGTCGCGAGGGGCTCAAGCAGGCGTTCCGTCTCTTCTGGGAGGCCACTCCCGGGACACATGAGATCGAAGACCAGATCGCGGAAGGCGACAAGGTGGTGACCCGGATGACGGCCCGTGGAGTTCACGAGAAGGACCTTCCCGGCATCCCCGCCACCGGGAACCAGCTCACGATGACGGCGACGGTGATTCACCGCATCGAAAACGGCAGGCTTGCGGAGAAGTGGTCGGACAAGGACCTCCTCGGCTTCCTCCAGCAGCTCGGCGTCATTCCCACGCACGGCGGTACGCCGGAATAACCCGGGCGCCACCACGACCTGGCAGCCCGGGCGAGCCATGTGCGCCGGGCGGCACGAAACAGGGTCCGTCGGCGGCCATGGAGTGTCGGCCCAGCGGTGGAAGGAACGGCCCGCCCCACAGGCGACCCCGCGCGCCCGTCCTCAGTCCTCCGGCCACGTTCCGAGAGCGCGGGCGAGTTGGTCACTCTGCTCCCGGGTGATGCCCTGGGCCAGTCCCGTTCCGCACCGCGGGCTTCCCGGTTCGTCGCAGTAGAGGATGCCGGTGAAGGGTGCCTGGCTGCCGGAGAGCGGTGAGGGGGCCGGCAGCGTCCATCCGGCCGGCTCCCACAGCGGATGGTCCACCAGGAGGGCCCCGACCGCTTTCCGGGCCTCCTCCGCCGGGGCTCCCGTCCAGACCAGTGCGCCGTGGAGTACCTCGGCCGCGTCCGCGGGGAGGTCTTCGTCGCCCAGGGCGGGCAGCAGGAGCAGCAGCCGGGCGTTCGGGTCCTGCACTCCGGGGGCGGCCGGATCGGGGGTGCGGGCGATATGGATCAGTTCCCGCCAGGACAGGCCGGGGCCGGCCTGGTGCCCGTCCAGGGTGGCCAGGTACCCGTCGCGGCCCCAGGACGGATGGGTGATGAGGTACTCCGTCCCCGCGTCCTCCGCCAGGTTGCGCGCCAACACGACCGCGCAGTGGCCGCCGCCGAACGGAACCCGGAAGGCCGGCCACCGTTCCTCGTCCGACAGGGACTCGTAGGCGGAGTCGGTGTCGGCCTCGTCCGCACCGAACCACGAAGGCTCGGGTTCGTCGCCGTCCTCCGTCGAGCACAACCACATCAGGTAGGCGGCCCAGAACCCCGGCAGGGAGAGCAACTCCTCCCCGGGCACGACCGGGTCGGTCTCATATCCACGGATCATCACCAGGCCAGACTGCCAGCCGCCTCGGACATCCCCAGGCCGGCCCCTGCGTCACGAGGACATGCAACCCAGGCGCTCCCGTGTCTCGGCCACATCACGCATCGAGGGCCTTGCCCTGAGCCCCAGGGGCACGATGCGTGCGTCTCGGAGGCACGTGTCACACGTCGCGATGCCGGACGACGACCACCGCGAGGGCGACCGCTGCCAGCGGCCAGAGGGCGTACACGACCCAGGAGCCGGGGAGCGTGGCGGTGTAGCCCAGGGATCCGGGGTCGGGCTCCCAGGTCTCGACCAGGCGGGTCCAGGCGGCCGACACCATCATGTGTCTGGCATCGGCCGACCAGCGGTTGCTCTCCGAGAACATGGTGGGCAGCATCAGCAAGGCGAATACGCTGGTGAGCACGGTCCCGGCGGTATGCCGGAGCAGAACGCCGAGGCCCAGACCGACGAGGGCGCACACCGGAGCCAGCAACGCGGATGCCACCAGCGGCCGGAAGACATCGGGGTGGGTGATCGGAACGCCGGCAGCGCGCCCGTTCAGGATGGCCTGGGAGACCAGGAAGGATCCGATGGAGGCGGCCGTGCCGACCGCGGTCCACAGCACGGCGGTGACGACCGCCTTGGCCAGCACCACCGCGCCACGGTCGGGTACGGCCACGGTGGTCGTGCGGATCATCCCGCTGCCGTATTCGCTCACGACGGTGAGGGCGCCCATGCTCCCGGCGACGAGGATCAGCGTCATGTACCCGGTCGCCGGATAGGCGTCGTAGGCCAGGAAGCCGGCGGGTTCGGAGCCCGCGGCCTTGTCCGCCAAGGTGGCCACGGCGGCGGAACCGGTGACGAACAGGATGGTGAGCGCGAGGGTCCACGGGGTGGAGCGCAGGGACCGCATCTTGATCCACTCAGAGGCGAGCAGGTCACGGAAGCGGGCGGGCGGCTCGGCGAGGGACGCGGCCGCAGTGCTCGCGAGGGCGGAGGCGGGTGTGGTCATCGGGGCTGTCCTGCCTGGTATTCGACGCTGTCGGCGGTGAGTTTCATGAAGGCCTCCTCCAACGAGGCGGTTCGGGTGGTCAGCTCGTTCAGCAGGATCCCGTTCTCGAGGGCGAGCGCGGCGATCCGGTCCGCCGGCAGTCCGGTCACGGCGAGTTTCTCGGCGCCCGCCGATCCCTCCGGCTCGACCGACGCGCCCGCAGCGCTCAGTACTGCGGTCAGCTCGGCTGCCTCCCGCGTGCCGACCACCACGCCGAGGCCGGTGCTGCGGGCCGCGAAGTCCCGTACCGACTCGGCGGCGATGAGCCGGCCCCGGCCGATGACGACGAGCTGGTCGGCGGTGTTCTCCATCTCCGACATGAGGTGGCTGGAGAGGAAGACCGTGCGGCCCTCCGCCGCGAGGCGGCGGAAGAGGCGGCGCATCCAGAGCACCCCTTCCGGGTCCATGCCGTTGACCGGCTCGTCGAACATCAGCACCGGCGGGTCGCCGAGCAGGGCGGTGGCGACTCCCAGCCGCTGCTTCATGCCGAGCGAGTAGCCGCCGATGCGGCGGGTCGCCGCCTCGGCCAGGCCCACTTGGTGCAGCACCTCGTCCACCCGGCGGGGGGAGATCCCGTTGCTGCGGGCCAGGGCGGACAAGTGGGCCGTGCCGGTGCGTCCGCCGTGGACCTGGCCCGCGTCGAGGAGGGCGCCGACGTGCCGCAGGCCGCGAGGGTGGCTGTGGAAGGGGACTCCGCTGACGGTGGCGGCGCCGCCGGTGGGCGACTCCAGGCCGAGGATCATCCGCAGGGTGGTGGACTTGCCGGCTCCGTTGGGGCCGAGGAAGCCGGTGACCTGGCCCGGCCGCACGATGAAGGACAACTGGTCGACGGCGGTCTTGCCGCCGTAGCGCTTGGTGAGTTCATTGACTTCGATCACGTGGACAACCCTGCCGGGAGGGTCCCGTCCGGTCATGGGGCCGTGGGCGGCAATCGTGCGGCCGGGTTCGCCCGTGGGCGTACGCCCACGGGCCGATGCCGCGGGGTCGGTGGCTGGATAACCTCGCGGGATGAACGGCATATCGACCACCCCGTCGCCCGCGCGCGTCGCACAGCACGACGCGGGCACACGGCCGCGGGACGGCACAGCGCCTCGAAACGGCACACCGTCGATGACGAGAGCGAAGGTCATGGCCTGGGTGGGAGGCGTCCTCTACGTCCTCGCGGTGGGTCTGCTCATAGGAGGTGGGCCGCGGGCTTCGGGCACGGTCCACGGCATCGGGGCACTGCTGGCGGCGTGCCTGCTCGTCGGAATCCTACGGAGCAGGCCCATTCTGGCCCTGTCCATGGTGCTCCTCGGATCCATCGCCGTGGTCGTGGGCCCCCCGAGCTCCGCCCGGGTGGACCTGTCGGCTTCGTACCAGGGCCAGTTCCTGC
This Streptomyces sp. NBC_00539 DNA region includes the following protein-coding sequences:
- a CDS encoding LysR family transcriptional regulator, producing MEVHQLRYFAAVIDEGTFTAAAHRLHVSQSGISTQVAKLEAELGQQLLDRSGRQVRLTPAGEAVLPLAKSALATLETIQHTAAEFADAVRGRVRLGMIMGCSIPAFLDTVADLGRSHAGIELSLHEGYSDDLQAKVLSGSLDLALIGYAGDVVPGLEVGIVIDEPITTVVPAGHALDRTELRLSDLRGEKILCLSPGTGILLRLAERGAGAAVLSASSTRGTGLRTVPLTDAATHARLGLITRRGRHSPAVQLLRTRLLAALQAG
- a CDS encoding nuclear transport factor 2 family protein, which encodes MTTTKTARELAETYFTAWEEGDFEALRGLLAEDVDFVGALGTASGVEEALAGLKGLGQVLEKIDVKVRVADGDEVITWFDLHTSVAPPTPTANWMHVEDGKVTRIRVTFDPRGLLAGFERHN
- a CDS encoding ABC transporter permease — encoded protein: MTTPASALASTAAASLAEPPARFRDLLASEWIKMRSLRSTPWTLALTILFVTGSAAVATLADKAAGSEPAGFLAYDAYPATGYMTLILVAGSMGALTVVSEYGSGMIRTTTVAVPDRGAVVLAKAVVTAVLWTAVGTAASIGSFLVSQAILNGRAAGVPITHPDVFRPLVASALLAPVCALVGLGLGVLLRHTAGTVLTSVFALLMLPTMFSESNRWSADARHMMVSAAWTRLVETWEPDPGSLGYTATLPGSWVVYALWPLAAVALAVVVVRHRDV
- a CDS encoding alpha/beta fold hydrolase is translated as MTVQPTRAALTIDGRTLSYLDFGGAGRPLVSLHGHLSEGASFTALAAALGPEWRVISPDQRGHGDSDRAPDYTRAGYVADLLALVDHLGIDRAVFLGHSLGAFNAVHLAAERPELVEALISVDTAVDLPDHGTSPLAFVLDFPYTAATREELAAACGPLAAVLGPVLRPLPGGSGWRLPFHPQDTVDSENLVHGDHWKQWLATDCPALLIHGLRSQVLPVEQAQAMCSRRPGTIYRPLDTDHFVQQADPEGFATAVRDFLASI
- a CDS encoding ABC transporter ATP-binding protein, giving the protein MIEVNELTKRYGGKTAVDQLSFIVRPGQVTGFLGPNGAGKSTTLRMILGLESPTGGAATVSGVPFHSHPRGLRHVGALLDAGQVHGGRTGTAHLSALARSNGISPRRVDEVLHQVGLAEAATRRIGGYSLGMKQRLGVATALLGDPPVLMFDEPVNGMDPEGVLWMRRLFRRLAAEGRTVFLSSHLMSEMENTADQLVVIGRGRLIAAESVRDFAARSTGLGVVVGTREAAELTAVLSAAGASVEPEGSAGAEKLAVTGLPADRIAALALENGILLNELTTRTASLEEAFMKLTADSVEYQAGQPR
- a CDS encoding alpha/beta fold hydrolase, which codes for MPYFESATDRTRLHFVDYGPSDGPVIVFVNGSYFGTEMWEYQMLPLAAEGFRCVGFDRRGHGRSEDVWGGFDLDTLAGDLGSLLDHLDLREVTLVGHSFGAVEVVRYLTLRGSDRVARVALVGAIAPGPARSADHPQGLDPEVIRGFNATFRQDRATFFADGADAFFARHLPGPQVSDAYVAYMVDRCHGATARAANALGDILPTLNLVPELVKIRCPALVIHGSDDASAPLALTGRHTADLIPGAELHVYEYAGHGLFATHADRLNDDLRAFASTRA
- a CDS encoding ester cyclase; this encodes MSSEENKRLVRRFYAEIDKGNVEAMDALVAEDYQDHSPPPFPGFGSGREGLKQAFRLFWEATPGTHEIEDQIAEGDKVVTRMTARGVHEKDLPGIPATGNQLTMTATVIHRIENGRLAEKWSDKDLLGFLQQLGVIPTHGGTPE